A genomic stretch from Alphaproteobacteria bacterium includes:
- a CDS encoding citryl-CoA lyase produces the protein MSKENPVTHICTADEHHIWIRGKQLVRDLIGHMTFTEMMLFHFLKKPPTPMQTTILDAVLITIMEHGLTPSAIAARQTFLGAPESLQGAVAAGLLGVGSRFAGTAGDCAKLLDEIVAAPRADWEAVARKIAQRHRETRTPLPGYGHPIHKSSDARTTRLCDIALEAGAEGKYIDAMNLLGEAMNAEINKTLVINASAAIGAVLREAGIPAHIMRGVVMVSRCAGLVGHLLEEMEEPSAARVWHMVEEGIPYVGEKS, from the coding sequence ATGAGCAAGGAAAATCCGGTCACCCATATCTGCACGGCTGACGAGCACCATATCTGGATCCGCGGCAAGCAACTGGTGCGCGATCTGATCGGCCACATGACATTCACGGAAATGATGCTGTTTCATTTCCTGAAAAAGCCACCAACGCCGATGCAGACGACCATCCTCGATGCCGTTCTGATCACGATCATGGAACATGGCCTGACCCCATCCGCGATCGCAGCACGCCAGACGTTTCTGGGCGCACCCGAATCCCTGCAGGGGGCCGTTGCGGCCGGGCTGCTCGGCGTGGGCAGCCGCTTTGCCGGCACGGCCGGCGATTGTGCAAAGTTGCTCGATGAGATCGTGGCTGCGCCCAGGGCCGACTGGGAGGCTGTCGCCAGAAAAATCGCCCAACGCCACCGCGAGACGCGGACGCCGCTGCCGGGATACGGCCATCCGATCCACAAGTCGAGTGACGCCCGGACAACCCGGCTCTGCGATATCGCCCTGGAGGCAGGCGCCGAAGGCAAATATATCGACGCCATGAACCTGCTCGGCGAAGCCATGAATGCCGAGATCAACAAGACCCTGGTCATCAACGCCAGTGCCGCCATCGGCGCCGTGCTGCGTGAGGCGGGCATACCCGCCCACATCATGCGCGGGGTCGTCATGGTGTCGCGCTGCGCGGGGCTGGTGGGCCATCTCCTCGAGGAGATGGAGGAACCCAGTGCCGCCCGGGTCTGGCACATGGTGGAAGAAGGCATCCCCTATGTGGGCGAGAAATCCTGA
- a CDS encoding Lrp/AsnC family transcriptional regulator, whose amino-acid sequence MIDATSRKILDALQNNARITNVELAAQVGLSASPCLRRVRELEKSGVIRGYATLLDPARAGMPVSVFVNVTLERQTEGALEDFESAVRQWPEVMECYLMTGDSDYLLRVVASDIDAYQRFVLDRLTHIPSVASIKSSFALRQVKYGTALPLSETATEPGY is encoded by the coding sequence GTGATCGACGCAACAAGTCGCAAAATCCTGGACGCGCTTCAGAACAACGCGCGGATCACCAATGTCGAGTTGGCCGCCCAGGTGGGGCTGAGCGCGAGCCCGTGCCTGCGCCGCGTGCGCGAGCTTGAAAAATCCGGCGTCATCCGCGGGTACGCCACGCTTCTCGACCCCGCACGGGCCGGCATGCCGGTCAGCGTTTTCGTCAATGTCACGCTGGAGCGCCAGACCGAGGGGGCGCTCGAGGATTTCGAAAGCGCCGTCCGCCAATGGCCCGAGGTCATGGAATGCTACTTGATGACCGGCGACAGCGATTACCTGTTGCGAGTCGTGGCCAGCGATATAGACGCCTATCAGCGCTTCGTCCTCGATCGGCTGACTCATATCCCCAGCGTCGCCAGCATCAAATCCAGCTTTGCCCTGCGTCAGGTCAAGTACGGTACCGCCCTGCCCCTGTCCGAAACTGCCACCGAACCCGGATATTAA
- a CDS encoding 2Fe-2S iron-sulfur cluster-binding protein has translation MPKISLEDGSASFECAPNDTILRAGLRAGEPMPYECNVGACGTCKFELVDGEVDVLWDEATGLSERDLRKGRKLACQCVPKTDSVIKLRLDEACRPHVIPRRFEGELIAVHDLTHDMKEFRFKGEGPAEFLPGQYALMSLPGVGGVRAYSMSNIANREGIWDFQIKRVPDGAGTGYLFGDDGFGLGQKIELDGPYGVAYLRPEVERDIVCVAGGSGLAPVVSIARGMVTDPRMDGRKMHFFYGCRGPMDLCGEDMLAELPGYGDRIKFHVAISMPELDANKTWKGRTGFIHEVVKEVLGDSIPEFEYYMAGPPPMVDAVQRMLMMEYEVSHQHVHFDRFF, from the coding sequence ATGCCAAAGATCAGCTTAGAAGACGGGTCAGCATCCTTCGAGTGCGCGCCGAACGACACAATTCTGAGGGCCGGCTTGCGGGCGGGCGAGCCGATGCCCTACGAATGCAATGTGGGAGCCTGTGGCACCTGCAAGTTCGAGCTCGTCGACGGTGAGGTGGATGTTCTCTGGGACGAAGCGACCGGTTTGAGCGAGCGCGACCTCCGTAAGGGGCGCAAGCTGGCCTGCCAGTGCGTTCCCAAGACAGACAGCGTCATCAAGCTGCGCCTGGACGAGGCCTGTCGCCCCCATGTAATCCCGCGGCGGTTTGAAGGCGAGCTGATCGCGGTTCACGATCTCACCCATGACATGAAAGAGTTCCGCTTCAAGGGTGAGGGGCCGGCTGAATTTCTACCGGGACAATATGCCTTGATGTCCCTCCCCGGGGTCGGCGGCGTGCGGGCCTATTCCATGTCAAACATCGCGAATCGGGAAGGCATCTGGGATTTCCAGATCAAGCGCGTGCCTGACGGCGCGGGGACAGGGTATCTTTTTGGCGACGACGGCTTCGGGCTGGGACAGAAGATCGAACTGGACGGGCCTTACGGCGTGGCCTATTTGCGCCCCGAGGTCGAGCGCGATATCGTTTGTGTCGCGGGCGGTTCCGGCCTGGCGCCGGTCGTATCGATTGCTCGGGGCATGGTGACCGATCCGCGCATGGACGGGCGCAAGATGCATTTTTTCTATGGCTGCCGGGGGCCGATGGACCTCTGCGGAGAGGATATGCTGGCGGAGTTGCCGGGCTATGGCGACCGCATCAAATTCCATGTCGCCATCAGCATGCCCGAGCTGGATGCCAACAAGACCTGGAAGGGGCGAACCGGCTTCATCCACGAGGTGGTTAAGGAGGTGCTGGGGGATAGCATCCCCGAGTTCGAATATTACATGGCGGGGCCACCACCCATGGTCGATGCCGTTCAGCGCATGTTGATGATGGAATACGAGGTATCGCACCAGCACGTTCATTTCGACCGGTTCTTTTAG
- a CDS encoding flavin reductase family protein, whose translation MAVFDVEWKEEDGPLNSRDLRHGFGAFATGVTIVTARSEDGVPVGCTANSFSSVSVDPPLLLWNIAESAQSYQAYREARHFGVNILARDQMELAMRFATPEVDKFADGTWTDGLAGVPILDGALAHFECSTEAIYPGGDHAIVLGRIHRFRWSDGQPLLFYRGKFPQLATED comes from the coding sequence ATGGCTGTTTTTGACGTTGAATGGAAGGAAGAGGACGGGCCGCTCAATTCGCGGGATTTAAGGCACGGTTTTGGTGCCTTCGCGACCGGTGTCACGATCGTCACGGCCCGCTCGGAAGATGGCGTGCCGGTTGGCTGCACGGCCAATTCCTTTAGTTCCGTGTCCGTAGACCCTCCCCTTCTTCTCTGGAACATCGCTGAAAGCGCGCAAAGCTATCAGGCCTATCGCGAGGCCCGGCATTTTGGCGTCAACATCCTGGCTCGGGACCAGATGGAGCTGGCCATGCGGTTCGCCACGCCGGAAGTGGATAAATTCGCCGACGGCACCTGGACTGACGGGCTGGCGGGTGTGCCGATCCTTGACGGCGCCCTGGCGCATTTCGAGTGCTCGACCGAGGCGATCTACCCCGGGGGCGACCATGCGATCGTTCTGGGTCGCATTCACCGCTTCCGCTGGAGTGACGGCCAGCCGCTCCTGTTCTATCGCGGCAAGTTCCCGCAATTGGCGACAGAAGATTGA
- a CDS encoding 1-deoxy-D-xylulose-5-phosphate synthase N-terminal domain-containing protein, which translates to MSKLLDTGAPSPHTGTPAAIDMDGDKLAALMALEKKILWLSAWIIHHANHIRPNRSGIKVGGHQASSASIVTLMTALYMDVLRPEDRVAVKPHASPVFHAIQYLLGQQTLDKLQNFRSFGGAQSYPSRTKDSDDVDFSTGSVGLGVAVTLFASLVQDYLRLKKRGTSQRHAGRMVALVGDAELDEGNIYEAILEGWKHDIRNVWWVIDYNRQSLDAFVPDLMVRRILDLFRGMNWNVIELKYGKQLQQAFEAPGGDSLRDWVDNCPNDLYSALTFQGGGAWREHLSRDLKGVSGIRGLLDDYSDDGLSRLMTNLGGHDMEAVLDAFHNVTDDAPTCFLAYTVKGYGLPFAGHKDNHGGLMNPDQMAAFKTQMGIADGAEWDRFAGLDLPAESLEAFLETVPFRTDQPRRPTAPRIEIPSRLPCPTVKKGSTQEGFGRILNEIAREKSPFADAIVTSSPDVTVTTNLGAWVNRRGRFDRARHDDTFQTERVVSAQKWGASPEGQHLELGIAENNLFLLLAALGLSGELFGTRLLPIGALYDPFIARGLDSLNYACYQDSRFMLISTPSGISLAPEGGAHQSVYTPLIGMGQEGLTLFEPAYVDELAEIMRWSFEHMQEEDGGSVYLRLSTRPLDQPARDIDAIRDDLLKGAYWRTPPGNGADTALVYSGAVAPEVMAAAEALAGDIPGLGILAVTSPDRLYADWRRARLTGTQSHIQSLLAPLAQGAGLLTVLDGFPLTLSWLGSVGPYRVHPLGVDRFGQSGDIPDLYHYYGLDTDAILDGVAALILETP; encoded by the coding sequence ATGTCCAAGCTCCTCGACACCGGTGCCCCCTCGCCCCATACCGGCACGCCCGCGGCTATCGACATGGATGGCGACAAGCTGGCGGCATTGATGGCGCTCGAGAAGAAAATCCTCTGGCTCTCCGCCTGGATCATTCACCACGCTAACCACATCAGACCCAATCGCAGCGGCATCAAGGTGGGCGGGCATCAGGCCTCGAGCGCGTCCATCGTTACCCTGATGACGGCCCTTTATATGGATGTCCTGCGGCCCGAGGACCGGGTTGCGGTCAAGCCACATGCGAGCCCGGTTTTCCATGCAATCCAGTACCTCCTGGGGCAGCAGACTCTCGACAAGCTGCAGAATTTCCGCAGCTTTGGCGGGGCACAGTCCTACCCGTCGCGGACCAAGGACAGTGACGACGTCGATTTCTCGACCGGCTCCGTCGGTCTTGGCGTCGCAGTCACGCTGTTCGCGTCCCTGGTCCAGGACTACCTGCGCCTCAAGAAACGCGGAACGTCACAGCGCCATGCGGGACGCATGGTCGCGCTGGTCGGCGATGCGGAGCTGGATGAGGGCAATATCTATGAAGCCATCCTCGAGGGCTGGAAGCACGATATTCGCAATGTCTGGTGGGTGATCGATTACAACCGCCAAAGTCTGGATGCCTTCGTGCCTGATCTGATGGTGCGCCGGATTCTCGATCTCTTCCGGGGCATGAACTGGAATGTGATCGAGCTCAAATACGGCAAGCAGCTCCAGCAGGCCTTCGAGGCACCGGGGGGCGATTCCCTGCGCGACTGGGTCGACAATTGTCCGAACGATCTTTATTCCGCGCTGACCTTCCAGGGCGGCGGCGCCTGGCGCGAACATCTTTCGCGCGACCTCAAGGGCGTCTCGGGCATCCGGGGGCTTCTCGACGATTATAGCGATGACGGGTTGAGCCGGCTGATGACCAATCTCGGCGGCCACGACATGGAAGCCGTCCTCGATGCCTTCCACAATGTGACGGATGACGCGCCAACCTGCTTTCTTGCGTATACGGTGAAGGGCTACGGCCTTCCGTTCGCCGGCCATAAGGACAATCACGGCGGCCTCATGAACCCCGACCAGATGGCGGCCTTCAAGACACAGATGGGGATTGCGGACGGCGCGGAATGGGACAGGTTCGCCGGGCTGGACCTGCCGGCCGAATCCCTTGAGGCCTTTCTCGAGACCGTTCCCTTCAGGACCGACCAGCCGAGGCGGCCGACCGCGCCGCGGATCGAAATCCCCAGCCGATTGCCCTGTCCCACCGTCAAGAAGGGTTCGACCCAGGAAGGATTCGGGCGGATCCTGAACGAAATCGCGCGCGAGAAGAGCCCTTTTGCCGACGCTATCGTGACGAGTTCGCCCGATGTCACGGTCACTACCAATCTCGGCGCCTGGGTCAACCGGCGCGGACGCTTCGACCGCGCCCGTCACGACGACACCTTTCAGACCGAGCGGGTCGTCTCGGCCCAGAAATGGGGGGCGTCGCCCGAGGGGCAGCACCTCGAACTGGGGATTGCGGAAAACAACCTTTTCCTTTTGCTCGCAGCATTGGGGCTGTCGGGCGAGCTGTTCGGCACGCGCCTCCTGCCTATCGGCGCGCTTTATGACCCGTTCATCGCGCGGGGCCTCGATTCACTGAATTACGCCTGCTACCAGGACTCGCGGTTCATGCTGATCTCAACGCCTTCCGGCATCAGCCTCGCGCCCGAGGGCGGCGCACACCAGTCCGTCTATACGCCACTCATCGGCATGGGCCAGGAGGGGCTTACCCTGTTCGAACCCGCCTATGTGGACGAGCTGGCGGAGATCATGAGGTGGTCGTTCGAGCACATGCAGGAGGAGGATGGCGGCTCGGTCTATCTGCGCCTCTCCACACGCCCGCTGGACCAGCCGGCGCGCGATATCGACGCGATCCGCGATGACCTGCTGAAGGGCGCCTACTGGCGGACCCCGCCCGGCAACGGCGCCGACACGGCGCTCGTCTACTCGGGCGCCGTCGCGCCTGAGGTCATGGCCGCGGCCGAGGCGCTCGCGGGCGATATCCCGGGACTTGGAATCCTGGCCGTCACGTCGCCCGACCGGCTCTATGCGGATTGGCGCCGCGCGCGCCTGACCGGCACCCAAAGCCATATCCAGTCCCTGCTGGCGCCGCTGGCGCAAGGGGCGGGTCTGCTGACCGTGCTTGACGGCTTCCCCCTCACCCTGTCCTGGCTCGGCAGCGTCGGACCTTACCGCGTCCATCCGCTTGGCGTGGACCGTTTTGGCCAGTCGGGAGACATTCCCGACCTTTACCATTATTACGGACTGGACACCGATGCCATTCTCGACGGGGTGGCCGCCCTCATCCTTGAAACGCCCTAA
- a CDS encoding glutathione S-transferase family protein produces the protein MGKPLLYQFGISPTCQRVFATLAHKGIEYDTFEVDISQKQRPEEFNKVSPYGKVPLLVHDGHRIVESINIITYVDEVWPTPPMLPADAAGRAYARQWLIFADREILDKDAQFTHVERDLDRKREICHGLFAGLSALESELADKTGLFLGRDLSLVDCALAPTMAFLPVWSRIVDDRCYGDYRHIRAYTDRLRAHPTLAATVFNIPEDVYQGFFEAVLGQGLTVP, from the coding sequence ATGGGCAAACCGCTACTTTATCAGTTCGGCATTTCACCTACCTGCCAGCGGGTCTTTGCCACATTGGCTCACAAGGGCATCGAGTACGACACGTTTGAAGTCGACATCAGCCAGAAGCAGCGTCCCGAGGAATTTAACAAGGTGTCGCCCTACGGGAAGGTGCCTCTGCTCGTACATGACGGACACAGGATCGTCGAATCCATCAACATCATCACCTATGTCGACGAGGTCTGGCCGACCCCGCCAATGCTTCCTGCCGATGCGGCGGGACGGGCCTATGCGCGCCAGTGGCTGATCTTTGCCGACCGTGAGATTCTCGACAAGGACGCGCAGTTCACACATGTCGAGCGTGACCTCGACCGCAAGCGGGAGATCTGCCACGGTCTCTTCGCCGGGCTCTCGGCGCTCGAGTCCGAACTGGCCGACAAGACAGGCCTTTTCCTGGGCAGGGATCTCAGCCTGGTTGACTGCGCCCTCGCACCCACCATGGCGTTTCTGCCCGTCTGGTCGCGGATCGTGGACGACCGGTGCTATGGCGACTACCGCCATATCCGGGCCTATACGGATCGTCTGCGCGCCCACCCCACCCTGGCGGCGACGGTGTTCAACATTCCCGAAGACGTCTATCAGGGATTTTTCGAAGCCGTGCTCGGACAGGGACTGACGGTGCCCTGA
- a CDS encoding non-heme iron oxygenase ferredoxin subunit, with protein sequence MTKIEVCKVGDLEENAVKQVEIDDRPPLAVYNLGGKFYCTDDICTHGMASMSDGDIEGEDIVCPWHEGTFNIKTGEATGAPCTIPLKTYKAVIEGDTVFVELPD encoded by the coding sequence ATGACAAAGATCGAAGTGTGCAAGGTCGGGGATCTCGAGGAAAACGCCGTCAAGCAGGTCGAGATCGACGATCGCCCCCCCTTGGCCGTCTATAACCTGGGTGGGAAATTTTACTGCACGGACGATATCTGCACGCACGGCATGGCTTCCATGTCGGACGGCGATATCGAGGGCGAGGACATCGTCTGCCCCTGGCACGAGGGCACGTTCAATATCAAGACGGGCGAGGCGACAGGCGCGCCCTGCACGATACCGCTGAAGACCTATAAAGCGGTGATCGAGGGCGATACAGTCTTTGTCGAGTTGCCTGACTAG
- a CDS encoding AMP-binding protein → MILDKEIETRDPVDQSKEDDRLYRKQIEYLFANSGFYRRRLGEAGFNSAKDVGGLDNIRNLPFTVKDDIRENQASYPPLGDFLAADPKNISRIFSTSGTTGTPCYVALTMSDLQDVWAVNTARSYAAAGFRPSQRLVVAFNAGPFVAGAAYFGFDRLGATVIPVGTGNTERFVRAIQLLGGTGISCTPSYALYLIDWCTERGIDAASLGLTNIVTAGEPGGGDPAIRERVQSAFNCQLREAMGTGDISTSIWGECEHEGGMHFSARGNTHVELIDAETGAPLPWEDGAEGELVYTSLKREAMPVLRMRSRDHVTVNMEPCACGRTTPRIRCIGRTDDMLIVRGVNLFPTAIRSLLNDFRPKVGETFRIRPARKGVSQEPPLPVAIELGEGLDRPPEGLAEEIKTAIRQTLLVTTDVHLVPYGSLPREEYKSKLVDYSAAK, encoded by the coding sequence ATGATTCTAGACAAGGAAATTGAGACACGTGATCCGGTGGATCAGTCAAAGGAGGACGACCGGCTCTATCGCAAGCAGATCGAATACCTCTTCGCCAATTCCGGCTTCTACCGTCGCCGCCTGGGAGAGGCCGGTTTCAACTCGGCCAAGGATGTCGGTGGGCTCGATAACATCCGCAACTTGCCGTTCACGGTAAAGGACGATATCCGTGAAAACCAGGCGAGCTATCCGCCGCTGGGGGATTTCCTCGCGGCCGATCCCAAGAATATCAGCCGAATTTTCTCGACCAGTGGCACGACGGGAACGCCGTGCTACGTGGCGCTGACGATGAGCGACCTGCAGGACGTGTGGGCTGTCAATACCGCGCGTTCCTATGCGGCCGCCGGCTTCCGGCCGAGCCAGCGTCTCGTCGTGGCGTTCAACGCGGGGCCTTTTGTGGCCGGCGCGGCCTATTTCGGCTTCGACCGGCTGGGCGCGACCGTCATTCCTGTCGGGACCGGCAATACCGAGCGGTTTGTCAGGGCCATCCAGCTCCTGGGGGGCACGGGGATCAGCTGCACGCCATCCTATGCGCTCTATCTGATCGACTGGTGTACCGAGCGGGGGATTGATGCTGCTTCCCTCGGCCTGACCAACATCGTGACGGCCGGCGAGCCTGGCGGCGGTGATCCGGCTATCCGCGAGCGTGTTCAGAGCGCCTTCAATTGCCAGCTTCGCGAAGCCATGGGCACGGGCGACATCTCAACCTCGATCTGGGGCGAGTGTGAACATGAGGGCGGCATGCATTTCTCCGCGCGCGGGAATACCCATGTGGAGTTGATCGACGCTGAAACCGGCGCGCCCCTGCCCTGGGAAGACGGCGCCGAGGGCGAACTCGTCTACACCTCGCTGAAGCGCGAGGCCATGCCGGTCCTGCGCATGCGCAGCCGCGACCATGTCACGGTCAATATGGAGCCCTGCGCCTGTGGCCGTACCACGCCCCGCATCCGCTGCATCGGGCGTACCGACGACATGCTGATCGTGCGCGGGGTCAATTTGTTTCCGACGGCCATACGGAGCCTGCTCAACGATTTCCGCCCGAAAGTGGGGGAGACCTTCCGGATCCGGCCGGCCCGCAAGGGGGTCTCGCAGGAGCCGCCCCTGCCCGTCGCGATTGAACTGGGCGAGGGACTCGACCGGCCGCCCGAAGGGCTGGCGGAGGAGATCAAGACAGCGATCCGCCAGACACTCCTGGTGACGACGGATGTCCACCTGGTGCCCTACGGTTCCCTGCCGCGCGAAGAATACAAGTCCAAGCTGGTGGATTATTCGGCGGCGAAGTGA
- a CDS encoding MFS transporter yields the protein MYLAPYLRVVRDHPKPLAFGALHSFFSSPGQTYAIAVLTPFIALSLDLSEASLGVIYTIVSLASAATIPYLGRLIDRVDLGRYSLVVGAGMATGCLATAFAPGAIALTLGLFLMRLTGQGLMTHIGATATGRYFGPSRGKALGVTSLGMPLGEAVFPLLLVVLVGLTDWRMTLAAVGELVLVAFLPLSRCLVGRKGVQSAREDPGRETADAGAGGITTLEIIRSRHFRHILPLAAASPFVLTGLIFHQGFIGEAKGWGIQYLASVFFLFAMGHATGAIAIGPIVDRLGAARLFPFNAIPFGLALAALWVGGPGWMGMIYLGLAGLAMGFYINLSTALWAEVYGTANLGAVRSLAATLMVFAAAAAPAIFGWALETGVPVDTILVLAIIYTALAALWADAAPGGPNHQRRPT from the coding sequence ATGTATCTAGCCCCCTATTTACGGGTCGTTCGGGACCATCCGAAGCCCCTCGCCTTCGGCGCGCTGCACTCGTTTTTCTCGAGTCCGGGCCAGACCTATGCCATCGCGGTCCTGACTCCCTTCATAGCGCTCAGTCTCGATCTTTCGGAGGCGTCTCTGGGTGTGATCTACACCATCGTCTCGCTCGCCAGCGCGGCGACCATTCCCTATCTGGGCCGGCTTATCGACCGGGTGGATCTCGGCCGCTACAGCCTTGTCGTTGGCGCGGGCATGGCGACAGGCTGCCTGGCCACAGCCTTCGCGCCCGGCGCCATCGCCCTGACCCTTGGGCTTTTCCTGATGCGGCTGACCGGTCAGGGGCTGATGACACATATCGGCGCGACCGCCACGGGCCGGTATTTCGGCCCCAGCCGAGGCAAGGCGCTGGGGGTGACCAGTCTCGGCATGCCACTTGGCGAAGCGGTTTTCCCCCTCCTCCTGGTCGTGCTGGTCGGGCTGACCGACTGGCGCATGACCCTCGCGGCTGTGGGGGAGCTGGTGCTGGTTGCGTTTCTGCCCCTGTCGCGCTGCCTGGTGGGGCGGAAAGGTGTGCAATCCGCTCGGGAAGATCCGGGCCGAGAGACAGCCGACGCGGGCGCGGGCGGCATCACGACACTGGAAATCATCCGCAGCCGGCATTTCCGCCACATTCTGCCGCTGGCGGCCGCCTCTCCTTTCGTGCTGACCGGACTGATCTTTCATCAGGGGTTTATCGGCGAGGCAAAAGGATGGGGCATCCAGTACCTCGCCTCGGTGTTCTTCCTCTTTGCCATGGGCCACGCGACGGGGGCTATCGCAATCGGGCCAATCGTTGACCGGCTGGGCGCGGCCCGGCTCTTCCCCTTCAACGCCATTCCCTTCGGGCTGGCGCTCGCCGCTCTATGGGTCGGCGGCCCCGGATGGATGGGGATGATCTATCTCGGCCTCGCGGGGCTGGCGATGGGCTTCTATATCAACCTGTCCACGGCGCTCTGGGCCGAGGTCTACGGCACGGCCAATCTGGGGGCCGTCCGGTCACTGGCAGCGACCCTGATGGTCTTTGCCGCCGCCGCCGCACCCGCGATTTTCGGCTGGGCGCTCGAAACGGGCGTCCCGGTTGATACGATCCTGGTGCTGGCCATCATCTACACGGCCCTGGCGGCCCTCTGGGCCGACGCCGCCCCCGGCGGGCCCAACCACCAGCGCCGCCCGACATAG
- a CDS encoding VOC family protein — MTYSVKIEGLHHNAYRIRDSEETRKFYEDFLGLRLSSALDVEQSYTRRKVQFLHTFYEMNDGSFLAFFEVPKGQEEFDFSDKSDFDLHIAVEVTDRAALEEYMEKARQAGIPFRGPSDHKLMHSIYFRDPNGYVIELTAKDENYDELMAQEIRTAHDVLKNWQARKARGQLAAE, encoded by the coding sequence ATGACCTATTCTGTCAAGATCGAAGGGCTTCACCACAACGCGTATCGAATCCGCGATTCCGAGGAAACTCGCAAGTTCTACGAAGATTTTCTGGGTCTGCGACTGTCGTCGGCACTGGACGTCGAGCAAAGCTATACTCGGCGCAAGGTGCAGTTCCTCCACACATTTTACGAAATGAATGATGGCTCCTTTCTGGCCTTCTTCGAAGTGCCGAAGGGGCAGGAGGAATTCGATTTCAGCGACAAGTCGGATTTCGATCTTCATATCGCTGTCGAGGTGACCGACCGCGCGGCCCTCGAGGAATACATGGAAAAGGCGCGGCAAGCGGGAATTCCGTTCCGCGGGCCGAGCGATCACAAGCTCATGCACTCCATCTACTTTCGCGACCCGAACGGGTACGTCATCGAACTGACGGCGAAAGACGAAAATTACGATGAATTAATGGCGCAGGAAATCAGGACCGCCCATGACGTCCTGAAGAACTGGCAGGCGCGCAAGGCGCGCGGTCAACTCGCTGCCGAATAG
- a CDS encoding winged helix DNA-binding protein, which yields MDEPGKPVGIDVDQAGGQGRSDSVGTGMGREGETLDRTWHLAKSEHSLAVAEFEHTILQLSEAFNRWNIECEALGMGEYMSQPEVSILHVIRMRDRPKSLSDIVKFLNRDDSANIQYSLRKLEKSGYVAKTPRASKRQTTYVVTEKGRKATDAFASVRESILIPLTSALHDTHLSIEEATKTMQLMIGIYDLAARTAGSYRSDSADGAGSPPPARRGRA from the coding sequence ATGGATGAACCAGGAAAACCGGTCGGGATCGACGTGGACCAGGCAGGTGGGCAGGGCCGGTCTGATAGCGTGGGCACGGGCATGGGCCGGGAAGGCGAGACCCTGGATCGCACCTGGCATCTGGCTAAATCCGAACACTCGCTGGCCGTGGCCGAATTCGAGCATACGATCCTGCAGTTATCGGAAGCCTTCAATCGTTGGAACATCGAGTGCGAGGCGCTCGGCATGGGTGAATATATGAGCCAGCCGGAGGTGTCGATACTGCATGTCATCCGGATGCGTGACAGGCCCAAAAGCCTCTCCGATATCGTCAAGTTCCTCAACCGCGACGATAGCGCCAATATCCAGTACAGCCTGCGAAAGCTCGAAAAATCCGGATACGTCGCCAAGACGCCACGTGCCTCCAAGCGCCAGACCACTTACGTGGTTACGGAAAAGGGGCGCAAGGCAACGGATGCTTTCGCCAGCGTGCGCGAGTCCATCCTGATTCCCCTGACATCGGCCCTGCACGACACGCATCTCTCGATCGAGGAAGCGACCAAGACCATGCAGCTCATGATCGGTATCTACGACCTGGCCGCGCGTACGGCCGGCAGTTACCGGTCCGACAGCGCCGATGGCGCCGGGAGCCCGCCGCCGGCTCGACGGGGCCGCGCCTAG
- a CDS encoding nuclear transport factor 2 family protein gives MSADLEKRIQRLEDIEEIKKMIARYAQAGDDKNNPDIFGPMITEDAIWEAEGFGQHKGRDVITKVLSEVAQEKILWALHFMTSPLIDIAEDGKTATAMWYLWETAIARDDREAEGKSTWIGGWYETDLRREADGKWRWNHIRLMLKLFSPNEKPEWDIL, from the coding sequence ATGTCGGCCGATTTGGAAAAGCGGATCCAGCGCCTCGAGGATATCGAGGAAATCAAGAAAATGATCGCGCGCTACGCGCAGGCGGGGGACGATAAAAATAATCCCGACATATTTGGACCGATGATTACCGAGGACGCGATCTGGGAAGCGGAGGGATTCGGCCAGCACAAGGGCCGCGACGTGATCACCAAGGTCCTTTCGGAAGTCGCGCAGGAAAAGATTCTATGGGCGCTACATTTCATGACCTCGCCCCTGATCGATATCGCCGAGGACGGCAAGACCGCGACGGCCATGTGGTATCTTTGGGAGACCGCCATTGCCCGGGATGACAGGGAGGCCGAGGGAAAATCGACCTGGATCGGCGGCTGGTACGAAACCGATCTGCGCCGGGAAGCTGATGGGAAATGGCGCTGGAACCATATCCGGCTGATGCTCAAGCTGTTCAGTCCCAATGAAAAGCCCGAATGGGACATTCTCTAA